A genomic stretch from Helianthus annuus cultivar XRQ/B chromosome 1, HanXRQr2.0-SUNRISE, whole genome shotgun sequence includes:
- the LOC110929144 gene encoding uncharacterized protein LOC110929144: MYIDHHKFKVQVQVQDESGSVSFVMFDRDVQKLLGLAASDIRERQVKANDTRFPHEIFRLVDKKAAFKIDVSEFNLKNDYRIYTVQKTTDDPVIIAELVGGDGNGDENTDEVTQEVAEVKDVNLSDSSQVSAERTSRVVVSVTADSSVVEVEKDSGSSPNGKRMAQDADVANVGELSTNVRRTRKKVTKVNN; encoded by the exons ATGTACATCGATCACCACAAA TTCAAGGTGCAAGTGCAGGTGCAGGATGAGAGTGGTAGTGTTTCTTTTGTTATGTTTGATAGAGATGTTCAAAAGCTTCTTGGATTAGCGGCAAGTGACATAAGAGAGAGGCAGGTTAAGGCCAATGATACTAGATTCCCTCATGAGATATTTCGATTGGTTGATAAGAAGGCTGCTTTTAAGATTGATGTTTCAGAGTTCAATCTTAAAAATGACTATCGTATTTATACTGTGCAAAAAACAACTGATGATCCAGTAATAATTGCTGAGTTGGTTGGTGGAGATGGTAATGGTGATGAAAATACTGATGAG GTTACTCAAGAGGTAGCTGAGGTTAAAGACGTTAACCTTTCAGACTCTTCTCAGGTGTCTGCTGAACGAACTTCAAGG GTTGTTGTCTCTGTTACGGCCGACTCTTCAgtcgttgaagttgaaaaggattCTGGATCAAGTCCCAATGGAAAGCGGATGGCTCAAGATGCTGATGTTGCCAACGTTGGTGAGCTATCCACTAATGTGAGAAGAACCCGGAAGAAGGTGACTAAGGTTAACAATTAG